One segment of Streptomyces sp. NBC_01463 DNA contains the following:
- a CDS encoding lamin tail domain-containing protein, translated as MRIRTAVPLAFAVTTALTGSLLLATPASAAKHQGGVHLGKIQYDSPGKDTRSTTSLNAEWVEIHNNTKAKVQLKGYRLKDNTGYTYTFPSYAVGAGRTVRVHTGKAKNSSGHVYWNRGSYVWNNTGDKARLIKPNGKLLDSCSWTKASKGTRNCH; from the coding sequence ATGCGCATACGCACCGCGGTGCCCCTCGCCTTCGCCGTCACCACCGCCCTCACGGGCTCCCTGCTCCTCGCCACCCCGGCCTCGGCCGCGAAGCACCAGGGCGGGGTGCACCTGGGGAAAATCCAGTACGACAGCCCCGGCAAGGACACCCGGTCCACCACCTCGCTCAACGCCGAATGGGTGGAGATCCACAACAACACCAAGGCGAAGGTGCAGCTCAAGGGCTACCGGCTGAAGGACAACACCGGATACACCTACACCTTCCCCTCCTACGCCGTCGGCGCCGGCAGGACCGTCCGGGTCCACACCGGCAAGGCGAAGAACAGCTCGGGCCACGTGTACTGGAACCGCGGCTCGTACGTGTGGAACAACACCGGTGACAAGGCGCGGCTGATCAAGCCGAATGGCAAGCTCCTCGACTCCTGCTCCTGGACGAAGGCGAGCAAGGGCACCAGGAACTGCCACTGA
- a CDS encoding SDR family oxidoreductase, with protein sequence MSNKLLNSTTKAAVVTGAGSGIGRAVALALSGAGWSVALAGRRPGPLTETAALAGPDARVITVPADVSRPDDVDALFSAVRECFGRLDLLFNNAGTFGPRSVPVEDLGYDDWRTVVDVNLTGAFLCAQAAYRQMKEQDPQGGRIINNGSVSAHAPRPHSVAYTATKHAITGLTKSLSLDGRPYRIACGQIDIGNAATEMTERMQTGILQANGELAVEPVMAAADVARTVVHMADLPLEANIPFMTVMATAMPYVGRG encoded by the coding sequence ATGAGCAACAAACTGTTGAACTCCACGACGAAGGCGGCCGTGGTCACGGGCGCGGGCTCCGGGATCGGCCGGGCGGTGGCGCTCGCCCTGAGCGGCGCCGGCTGGTCGGTGGCGCTCGCGGGCCGCCGCCCCGGGCCGCTCACCGAGACCGCCGCGCTGGCCGGACCGGACGCCCGGGTGATCACCGTCCCCGCCGACGTGTCGCGCCCGGACGACGTGGACGCCCTCTTCTCCGCCGTACGGGAGTGCTTCGGCCGCCTCGACCTGCTCTTCAACAACGCGGGCACCTTCGGGCCCCGCTCCGTGCCGGTCGAGGACCTCGGCTACGACGACTGGCGCACGGTGGTCGACGTGAACCTGACGGGGGCGTTCCTGTGCGCGCAGGCGGCGTACCGGCAGATGAAGGAACAGGATCCGCAGGGCGGGCGGATCATCAACAACGGCTCGGTCTCCGCGCACGCGCCGCGCCCGCACTCGGTCGCCTACACCGCGACCAAGCACGCCATCACCGGCCTGACGAAGTCGCTCTCGCTTGACGGGCGCCCGTACCGGATCGCCTGCGGACAGATCGACATCGGCAACGCCGCGACCGAGATGACCGAACGGATGCAGACCGGCATCCTCCAGGCCAACGGCGAACTGGCCGTGGAGCCGGTGATGGCCGCCGCGGACGTGGCCAGGACGGTGGTCCACATGGCGGATCTGCCGCTGGAGGCCAACATCCCGTTCATGACGGTGATGGCGACGGCGATGCCGTACGTGGGCCGGGGCTGA
- a CDS encoding PhzF family phenazine biosynthesis protein, with protein MTELPETAILRYTAFSSDPEGGNPAGVVLDASALDDAGMLAVAAELGYSESAFLTGPAEASAPGARGYLIRYFSPKAEVPFCGHATVATALALAERDGPGDLEFSTAAGPVPVTVAREGAELRATLTSVEPHVTEVAPEDVTEALAALDWPAADLDPALPPRIAYAGARHLVLAAATRERLAALSYDFARLEALMHRLDLTTLQLVWRASETVFHVRDPFPVGGVVEDPATGAAAAAFGAYLRALSQVPETAGLTLHQGEDMGRPGTLTVTLRAGDARVRVSGTGTAIPAPAGA; from the coding sequence ATGACTGAGCTTCCCGAGACCGCGATCCTGCGCTACACCGCCTTCTCCAGCGACCCGGAGGGCGGCAATCCGGCCGGGGTCGTGCTGGACGCGTCCGCTCTGGACGACGCGGGCATGCTCGCCGTCGCGGCGGAACTCGGCTACAGCGAGTCGGCGTTCCTGACCGGTCCGGCCGAGGCGTCGGCGCCCGGCGCGCGCGGCTATTTGATCCGCTACTTCAGCCCGAAGGCCGAGGTTCCCTTCTGCGGACACGCCACCGTGGCGACCGCGCTGGCGCTCGCCGAGCGGGACGGCCCCGGCGACCTGGAGTTCAGCACCGCCGCCGGACCGGTGCCGGTGACCGTCGCCCGCGAGGGCGCCGAACTGCGGGCGACCCTCACCAGCGTGGAGCCGCACGTCACCGAGGTCGCCCCGGAGGACGTGACGGAGGCGCTGGCCGCCCTGGACTGGCCGGCCGCCGACCTCGACCCGGCACTGCCGCCCCGGATCGCCTACGCGGGCGCCCGCCATCTGGTGCTGGCCGCCGCGACCCGTGAGCGGCTGGCCGCGCTCTCCTACGACTTCGCACGCCTCGAAGCGCTCATGCACCGGCTGGACCTGACCACGCTCCAGCTGGTGTGGCGGGCCTCGGAGACCGTCTTCCACGTCCGCGACCCGTTCCCGGTCGGCGGTGTGGTCGAGGACCCCGCGACGGGAGCCGCGGCGGCCGCCTTCGGCGCGTACCTGCGCGCCCTGTCCCAGGTCCCGGAGACCGCGGGACTGACGCTGCACCAGGGGGAGGACATGGGCCGCCCCGGCACCCTGACCGTCACCCTGCGCGCGGGCGACGCCCGGGTACGGGTGAGCGGTACCGGCACCGCGATCCCGGCACCGGCCGGCGCCTGA